The DNA window AGTTCTACACTGTCTCACAGTGCTTCAAATGATCAGGtcttgtatttgttttcaataaaagagaaagacatttcaatatttattttcaataaaagagaaagacattttcagtgCTGGTACAATATTACGAATGGATCAAATAAAGAGAATGAACTCGGATTTTGAGTCCAACAAAGAAGTGTCCGTGAAGTTTCTTTTGAACCCCTCCTTACTCTGTATGCAGGTTTGCTTATTAGTTTTAAATAGGGTACTTTTGGTTTTCTTACTTAGACTGGTAATTGGAGATTAGAGCATTTAGCCTTTTAGGCTGCTAGTTTAATTATGGTAATATGTAAAATGTATCACTAAAGCCTGTTTTTCTATGCCAACTGAATTTGTTAACTTCAGTCGGGTTCCCAGTGCGGCTGGTGCGTGTCTAAGGCAAATTCCAACAGCAGTGGCATTGACTGTCTTAGCCCAAAACCCTGAAGTGAATAAAAAATGGGAACCAGACTAGCTTTTATGTTCCTGAGAGCTAGCTGACCCCTGCCATTAAGACTGGGAGACATGAATGAGGAACCGTTCATTTGGGCTGTATTCTTGTGCATGAACAACAGGCTGCAGTCTCCAAGGCTGGCAAGCTGTCACCCTTCGTTACATTAAAacaacatgaaataaaactgagaagCCTGAAGTAAATACAAAATCCACAAAGAAGGCTTTCCTAAGAAAGATGTGGGCTGAACTGCTGGGCTGTGTGGCTGAAATAGGAGAGGTCAAGAACTACTTTACATTTTGAAGAAGGAAGTCAAggtacagaggaatgtggtggtGAAAAGCAAGCTGGAAAAGATGGTGGATTTGAAAGCCAGCTCAGGAGAACAGGCATGTAGAACAGGgtgtttattaatttttttcaagtctcGATGTTTCTAATGCTTTTTCCGTGTGTGTGTTTCTCATTTCAGATTGCCTGCTTGGTGCCTGTTGAGCAGTTTCAGTTATACAAGAGGCTGAAGTTTGAAAGAGGTGCGAACCTTTTGGTTTCTATTaccttaatttttaaagtgtcagTGGAGGCAGCAGTATTACATACTGCAAAGACAAAGCCTGTTGGGTCAGTTAAGGAAGAGATGAAGatgtctttgttttgaaatagtttAAGAGCAATCACTAGGTCTGACTGTGCTCCACAGacaaatttgaaattatttcagtggagCAGAATCAACAGAGTGGCATCTTACTGAAATACCACACTGTTACACAAGCTTGTAGGCAACATTCAGATTGTGTGCCTGAGGTTCTGTCATCCTTCCCGCAGCGTGCTCATCCTGGGTCCTTGAGCTGGTGGTTGTACTGGTAGAATTAGACAAAGTGCTGGAGGCTGGTGCAGGGTGCACACAGTCCTTTCATAGGGATCTTCAAAACTTCTGGGGGAGACAGACCCTGAAGTCTGATGAGGATTTTTGCAAACATCCCTGCAAGAGAGCTTTCCATATGTAAAAGCCTCATATGTGTTCATctagtatattttattttttcctgagggATAAATTGGACCCCTCAGTACAGAGTAAGGCCTATTAGTAAAGAAGTTTGAAACTGAAGATCTTACTGGGGCCAAGCTTTCCTATGCCAGCGGTCAGCCTTCTGCTACAGGAGATGGTTCCTTGCCAagactgaagaagaaacttGCTAGTCAGAGAGATGGGGTCCCATGCTGGTTTTAAAGAGTGACCCCAACTTGAAAGTCTCAGCTGGAAGTTGTACTATGAACTCACTCTGTAGCAGCTTTCAGGGTAGTGTATGTGGGACTGATCTGCCCTGACTCTGCCTGTTTTCAAACTTTCCTTGAAAGACTGTATTTGTGTTCTTGCTTTGCATGCATGCTTAGATGCAGAAGAATCAGGAATGTGTGTGAAAATGCAGAGGTTCATAAAAGTTAGGCACAgtaatgcatttgaaaagatgGTCAGATAGAAGAATATATGGGTTTTTACAAATCTCATCTGGCTTGAGTCACGGCAAATGACTGTGTTCAAACACTGCAAAAGGAGTATAACCAGGTATGCCCCAGAGTTCATGAGCAGATGCGGATTGTAGCTATGATTTGCAGGCACtcaggccaaaaaaaaagaaaaaaaaaaatcctaaaccctgctttcattttttatttctctctcctatTTGACCTTCTTCTTATTTACCCTTAATTCCTTAGGAAGTCCCCTCCGGTTCATAAACCAGGCAGTGGCTTGTCTACATTCCTAGACAGTAGAAATCAGAGCTTGTTAAATCACCATATTAAAGGGTTAAGAAAGAGAGACATTCTTGCAATACATTAGTCTGTTTTatgtaaaacctttttttaactAAAGACTGTGAAACTAATGATTTCCTGGTATCTCCTCCATAACTAGCCAAAGCTGAACTCATGATCTTTTGTCCAACTCCgttacatctcttttttttattgcctcCCACACACAGAAGCCTGAAACTtgtctaatttttaaattcttcttcccttctctttcctgcctAAGTCTACAAatcctcctccacctccactACCTCTCTTCATGATGTTTCTAAGATCTGTAATGATGATAAGTAAAACTGGCATCCAAATGGCAGGCTTAAACCCTAAGCCTTTTTGCCTTGCCTATTAGCCCCAGCAATAAATCCAGCTTCCTGATGCCTGGGAACAACGTTTCCTGCTAACTCAAGCTCTGACCTGGACACCAGCACTAATCCCAACCCCGGCCAAGACCTTTTGCCTATCCTGGTTTTAGCAGTGTCCCCAAGGCTGACCTTCTTGGGCTCACCAGCTGGACCAGGCTTACTAGCTTCTGCTGGCCTCAGAGCTGACCCAGGCCCAGCaatgcctgcctgctgccaccaATGCCAACGCTGGCCTGATGGTCTTTTTCTGAAACTAGCAATCAGCCTTCCTGATGGCACCTGCTGGGGCTGAATTCTGATCCCAAATCTGTCCAGGGTCTCCGGGCAGCTGAGATCTGATGTGTGCCATGTGTCTGTGTCGGCCATAGTGCAACCTAGTCCTTTTCAAACCTAGCGCTACACAAAGCCCCGGCTGCTACCGCCTAACTCTGCGCTCTCCCACGGGCTCTCACCAACCACAACCACTCCATGCCTTACCGTCCACTCTCACGCCAGCCCTAAGCCAAACTCAGCTGCGGCTCCTTGACCTAGTAGCAAAAGCAGTTCATCCATCTTTGTGTTGAACCGCGGGCCTTTCCCTAAAAACATGTGAGCTCCAGTCAGGATGCGGCAGGGCGGGCAGAGCTGATGTCAGCCAGAAGCTGAGCCAAGTACACCTTCTGAGGACCATGAATTCATTTGATTTACTTAATGACAGAGAACACTGCCaagaacagaaatacagcatAATAGTAGCATTGCTCCAGTCAGCCTTTCAgggttcatttaaaaatgaaaaaaaaaccttgatatgtgaaatatttggagctcccttttcttcttagttttcaggtttttcttcagACCAGGTGCTAGGGAAGAGCTAGCTTGGGCTCgctagggttttttgttgctggggaggaggagtcaGCATGGTAATGGCGAATAAATAGAGGGCAATGAGTTTTCCAGACTTGCTGTCTGAAGTGTAccatcttcttttctgtgcttgcaAATACAATAGGCCACATTCTGATTCTTAACGTAGGCAGGTGCTAGAGTGTCCTTCATGACTTTTACTCTGATCAACAAAGCCCCTATATTCAAACCCTTCAGCTTCCTATACTTAGACCCTTCTTCTCTCAGCTTTGTTCTGTTGAGATATAGGCTCTGCTTCAGTGTCCCCTTTGCTTTACTACAGATGCTAGAAATAAATAGCCAACTTCTTGggtaattcttttttctcttgctctgtaGTCTTTGCTCACCACTCTTCAAGCGATTGGTAAAGCCAATGCTTCTCACCCTTCCAGCATTTTCCATTGCAAGAttaattttgaggaaaattTTGAAGACCTGAAGAAGGACTTATACATCCAAAAGCTATTTTCCCCATCCCCCATCTGTGCTAgctgttttaagaaaacacatttcctctccatattcctgtttttaaaaaacttgaaCAGATAATATTGAGTGAAAAATTTGTGAGAAATAATTGGCATACGAttgtatatctatatatactGGCTTGGTTTAATAAGGAATGAACTGAAAATAGTCTATCTTCttgtgttttttgtgtttttagaATGCAAATCTTTTCAGGCTTAAACCCAAGCTTTCTTACATATCTGTAACTTCTCTGCCTCCATTCAGGACCTAGCCACAGAGCTTCCGTGCAGCatattttaatagaagaaaCAGGAATTGCTGTATGTCTGTTTAGGATGGGGTTGATGTGGTCATCTGAAGTAATGAAACAGAGGAATAGGATGTGGTTAGGACACATGcattatatttctatttttgtggCAATTGCCCAATAGACCTAGTGGTAGATGATGAGAACCTCCATTTTATGCCTGACCGAAAAGTAAACCATTGTAAAAGGAGATATTCCTAATATTCTGTGAAAGGCATGAGAGCATCTTTTTAGTGGGTACCTCTCCCAAGCCagaatttctcctttcttcatgATGCTGCATTTTCCCCATCTGTCTCCCACATCTCACCTGCTTGCTTGCGTGTTTTGTGAAAACTGGCCAGATCCCTGCCCATTACCAGCACAGTTTGGGAAGCCTTTCTGCCTGAGAGTGGAGCACATGTGGCTGAACTGGCtgtgggggagcaggggaaaaacTCAGGACAGAAATGGCCCTAACCAAAAGGTGGAGCAGCTTGTCAGAGTAATATAAtagcctttttccttttttttttggctgctcctttttagttttttctggtttcactTGTACTCCACGGTAAAGTAAACAGTATGAGACAGCATGGATTGCAAAACACCATCTGTAGGTTCTTTGTAAAATGGAGGaagtgggagaggaaggagttTCATCTCATGCATTACATCTTGTTGCAACAAATTTGTAAAAATCAGTAAGATTTACAACCCAACTCCCTCCCAATGATGTCAAAACCAGACATGATGTCTTTCATCCAAAAACAGGATAGGAGAATTTAGGTTTCCAGTTGAGTATGTTAAGCTGCTATGTGCAGGAATTGCGCTTCATCTTGTTTTAACTGCTGTTTAGCAACAGAAAGCATATAGAACCTACTGCGTGAAGACTCAAATGCAGTAAGCAGTGCCAGGCCATGGTCTTACGCAGTTCAGAGTTTCTTTTAAGAGACACCGAGGGAAGCTACAGAAATTTCTCAGTCAGGacactacttttaaaaagtacgtaaaaatgtaaaatagctTGTACTGCCCATACATGTCTCTCTCTTCTTGCCAGAAATGAAGCTGCAAACTATTTTGTTCTGGCTTTCATTCaatatgtttgttttggggggcaAAGGAAGCCCATGTAAGAGaataagaagaaagaagggaactAGATTAATGAAGTGGCTGGAGGTAGATGGTACAGGTGTTTTGCTGGCACATTATAGATGACAGCCTATTCCATGGATGTAGAAGTTCTCCACATCTGTGAGAGCACTCTGACACATACTTGAAAGTTACCTGTAGTCAGAACATTGTGTACCTATGTGTCCTGCAGCCGCAGAGAGGATGATCATCCTTATTTGGTTCCTTCCTGTAAGTGTCCTGGACAAACGGAAGGGAGGGATGGCTTTGAACTCTTAAGTTTTCAAGGTGAACAGAGAGGTTTGGCATACTGGAAAAGAACTGAGTTTCTAGTGCACGTTAGGTTACGAGGCTTATGGAGCGTCCTTCTCCTCAGGTGTTTGTGCATGTGTACCTAAATGCTTGAGAGCCTGGGGGAGAGTTTTACTACTTTGAACACATTTCTAGTTGTACAGTTTCTAGTTTCTGGGTATCTGGACACTGAACCGATATCACTGTTTTTCATGCTGACTGCAGCATCTGCTAGATATCCATCCACCAGCCCCCTTCACTGTGGGCTACCAGCGACCtcctgcagaggagcagggcaAGCAGGGGGTTGTGCATAGGAGGAAGTGCCTTCGACTGTTTCAGCAAAATTTGCCAGAGAACATATGTCTGGGGCCCTTGTGCAGCCCTTTGTTTCAAGTGGGACAATATTTTATCTGCTGGAGGTACAGAAGAACATTGTAATGGCTTTTGACATCTCACAGTCAGGGATTTCCACCTATTCCTGAGACATCCCCTccatctatttattttcagtggtgGTACCAGAGAGctcccagggaaggaggagaggcaggtagctcctgctctgcagggtggGAGAGTTTAGCTGCACCTCATGGACTCGAGCCAGTATAAAGCGCGCCCACAATGAGCACCCCTAACTGAACATGTTTCAGCTGTTGCATAAAGCCCAAATTCCTTGAATAAAGGAGCAAGAGGAAGAATCAACATTTATGATTCACTGCCATGCGGTGATATCTGTAATCAATGTCTCCACCCCGAATCTTGCCTTGACTGTTGTTGTAATCTGATACCTGACAAATAACGATCATATAATAAAGTGAATATTAATCGCAGTTTGTAGATAGAGGGGAGGAAATAAGGCATGGAAAGTGACTTGATGTTAATTTAATGACAGTCCTTCTGCTATTTGCATGAAAGATACTGCATGGCTTGCACACGTGAAGACATGGAATGGCCTAATGTTACAAGACATGCGCTTCTCCAGCAAGCAGCACTTACGTTCGTCTTTTGTACCTCCCTATAAAAGGCAAAGAATATGTCCCACGTCATGTATTGCCATTCTTGCGATGCTTCCAGTGCAGCTGCCTTTGCAGAGTGCGACTGCGGACCTGCCTAAAGAGAAGGAGTAGACCCGGATGCCCATGGGCATGGGTGCAGAGGGCTTCAGCTTTTCCACCCACATGCAGAATTGGGTCTGGAATGAGAAGGGGACTGtataaacagttttatttctctctctgttacGTTTCAGAAGTCCACTTGGACCCCCAGAGAACATGGTGCCCTGCAGCTGACTGCCAAACGGTGTGCCGTATTGCACCGAGTGAGTCAGGAGCGCCGGTGCCAGTGGAGTGCCCGGCTTGCCGCCTGACGTTCTGCTCCTCTTGCAAGGAGGCATGGCACCCACAGCGCCTATGCCAGGAAAACCAAACTACTCCAGTACCAACTGAGCAAGGGTAAGAGGGGAACCCACAGGGGCAATGTGgtttttcagttccttttggCACGGTGTGCTAGCTCTGTGCCTCATATTAGTTTCATGGAATGGCTTCCTTCTAACATCTCAGGTGCATCTCTGAGACGTTCCATCTCTCCTGGTGTTTCCTAAATATAATTCCAGTCTAAATATTAGTTTAGATGATTTATGTTTTAATacttattattaatattatttggGGACTTACCAAACTTGTGATGCCACTGACACTTCTGAAAGGTGAAGCCCTCCAGGGCTTTGAATCTGCCTAAAGGTTTTATTTGCCTGCTAGAATTATGACTTGTGCCcatacaaaaaaatccaatacaCTAATATTCTGGGATCCAAACTTTGCTTATACAATGATTAAGAAATCACCCCTGCTTGCTATTTATAGGATCTCTGCATAGCTGAATCTTAACTCTAACACAGAGTGGGTGTAAAATGTCCTATTTGGTGTGAGAAATCTGATTTATGCTTATTTTCAATAGGTGTAAACAACCTACTGCTAAGGTTACATAAGGTATTAatctacagaaagaaaacacttttgtgtttaaattagATGTCTGTGGGTAtccatctttgttttcagaatcaGATTAAGTTCAGTCACATGTGTTCaaagttttctgtaattttttgcaaaaaatgaaagactgaCTGACTTAAAATCTAAGCATTCTGCTTCCTAGAGACTTCATCGAATAGGAGTTGCCAAAGAGCTCTCCCTATCATTTTTCTACTCCAGGTTTGATCTTTGGCTTTGGTGGAGTTTAAAGCTATTTTGCTCAGGCAGGGACAGTGTTAGAAATTGCATAATCCAGTCCTATTAAATAAATGGCGCAAGCTGTCTTACAAAGTGCTAGTTTTTAATGCTATAGGTGATACATCAATGGGTATAGTGAGTGTTGGTTTTATGTAGCAGAGAAGACCAAGGCAATTGAGTTTCACTTTTACATGCTCTTACACCTAGTAGTGAATATACTTCAGTGTATTGTCGTGAATGTAACAAGCTTCACACATTAAGTGCATGAAAACAACAACATTAGATGCTCTCTAAAATAAGCACAGTACACATTAGGCAGTAAAGCTGAATATCAACAGTAATTGCATTCACATTTCACTTTcatatttcccttctcttctaGATCACTTATTGGAACGGAGACAGAGGCACCAATTAAGCAGTGCCCGGTTTGTCGGATCTATATTGAGCGAAATGAGGGCTGTGCTCAGATGATGTGCAAGAACTGCAAGCACACGTTTTGCTGGTACTGTCTACAGAACTTGGATGtaagtgctgcagaaaaaaaccacctagaTAAAGGGTCATGGTGTTGGGGTTAGTTGCAGGCCCTATACAAACTTTCCACCAACTTGTTGATACCCTAGTGACTGGCTCAGTTCAGCTTctaacttcatttctttcttctcattcatTCAGTGCTTTTATTTGTATCAACATCCTTTTTTCCATAAAAGATTACGGCCATGTCCGTGGGTCCCATCTTAGTTCTTTGAGGGAAATGGAACAGACTGGTTGCTTTCTGGAGGTCCATTCCAGCGCTACCTTTCTCTGATtccctcttccagtgcagtaGTTAAAAATAGTTTGGTTGACAGCCAGGGAAATAAGTGTCTTCCATCTGCTCCAACTGCAAGGGTCACAGACTGTCCAAAAAATGGTATGGTACTGGGTGAAGTGGGTTGTTTCACGAGTGGCTGCATTAAGAGCTTGTATGAACTAGGTCTCCTTTACCAGTCCATCTGTAGTGCCATGTTTGCTGAAGAGAATGATTGGTTAGTAGACTTGAGGATAAAAATGTTGGATTATGAACATGGATTATGAAGGGCAGGTTGCTAATTATTTCTCAAGTGATAGGAACTTGTCCCAACTTGTATGGACTTCAAGTTCCCTGGCAGGATTAAGAGTACAGGAAGTTACGGGCTCGTGTATATGGCAGCTTCCCTGTTTGGCACAGTCATCAGTAACAACTGTGGGAGTGTGAAAAGGACTTTATCAacacttgaaataaaatgttagatgctgcatggcttttcttttcttctttttatactCCACAGCCAGCAAACAATGAGACTTCCTCATTCttcatccttccttttctcagcaTGCTAAACAGGTTTCCCGTAGGGTTATGTCCCATCTCTCTGTGTGCGCACGTGCTTTTTCAACATGAGTCTTAGGGCTTGCCTCAGAGAACGTACAGTACACAGCGATTGCTTAACACTGTGCTGAACTGGAAGACTGTCAGATTCTCACAGACTCTGCAGCCATGCCTTTACCAAGTTTTCGTCAGttcaaaggagaaggaaaaaaaacaactgcagtTTGTGTGATTCACATGTAGTTTTCCTAAATGTGCAGAGCCAAAGAGTAgggctgaaaaatgaaagaggaagcaGCGTCAGGTTACAGCGCAGCTGGCTAGGGGAGGGTAATGCAGGGCATTAGTCaccttctgaagaaaaaatggataATTTAATAAGTATTAATGGGAAAAGAGCAAGGAAACAGGGatttccaatttttaaaattttcctgttAAGCCTAGGAAGAAGATTACTGTGAAGTATAAGGACAGCAGGAGAACAGAAGGTAGAAGTACCTCAGGAAGATGATCCCTCAGATTTctagttttcagaaataactgttttttaCAGGCCCCTTTGTCATCACCAAATTACAGACTAGGTACTTGTGCAATAGGTGCAATGCATATgcttatgctttttaaaagcagaggaggaaagacaCTATACAATAGCTCAGGTCCCAAACACACCACAGTTTTCGAAACTGCAAGAAGTTTCTCTAGACAATTATTTGGAAGGCAGGTGAACTTGTCTGCTGGCAGCTGGTAATTTTAAAGCAGTGTGAGGAAGGTTGTATTTCCAGTCCGGTCTTGAACCTCTTCCCACAGTACTGTAACCTACTCTTAcagctcctcctttttttttttccagaacgATATCTTCTTACGACATTATGACAGAGGCCCTTGCAGAAACAAGCTGGGACACTCACGGGCTTCAGTGATGTGGAACAGAACACAGGTGCGTTCCTAGTCAGCTGAGCAGAGCTCTCACGCATGCATGAAGCAAAGAGATTTTACCCTTCAGTGAAGGACCAAGAtgattattttcatgttttcatctattttttgtGACCTCTGCTGTGCTTATGCATACAcatgtgtattttgttttccacattAGCTAAATACGTATTTTTCACAACCATGTCTTTCAGGTTGTGGGGATCCTCGTTGGACTAGGTATCATAGCATTGGTGACCTCTCCCTTGCTGCTCATGGCATCTCCATGCATCATCTGCTGCATTTGCAAATCTTGCcgaagcaaaaagaaaaaacacagcccGCCAACAACGTAAAACTCTCTGTCTGTTTAAGCCTCCATCTGTACAGCATATGTATGTGAGAAAGCACAATGGTTGTATTTTGGTGCCATACCTACCAAATAATACTCCCGGTTTTTGGCCAATTCTTGGGATAAGTGCCTATTCTTTACAGGCTACTCTATCACTAACGAGTCCCAGCGTGGGAAAAGTCTGGATTACTGTGCAGTACATATGGTGtaggtttttgctttttaaaaggaaaatgggatgcCGTTCAGTGGTTCATACCCTTAAATATGAGCCACCTTTTGAGACTGCTAGAACTTTACCATCTTCCATCAGCTGCACGTGACTAGATCCTGCAGTATTACTCTGCCTTTGCAGACCCAGTCGTTACTGTCATGCTTTCTGTTGGCTATTGGTGACAGATTTCTCTGAAAGTTTTGGGTATTTTGTAAAAGACGGAGAGGGAAAAGCCTGATTAAGTTCTTCTGTCTGCTAGCTTGTCTCCCATTAAAGGTAACAAACtgttaagaaaatgtatttgacaGTTTCCTGTCAATTGGCTGCCATGGCATTTCTTAAAGCATTGAAATCAATTTGATTTATACTATTGATCTCAATTACAGAAGTAGAAACCAACAAAACTGTTTCTAAGATAGGGCTCTCTTTTGAGAGACTGGACTACCTTGAGAAAGCTgatattttttcagataaaacGTGACATATCTACCTTGAAATGTTAGGACTGTGCATATTTCCCTGCCATTCAGCATGCCTTTTGTCAGTAACATGGGCGTAGCAAACTCACCATGAAGctaatattttaagaaaggcTATGACACAGCTCCTATTTTGTGTGCAGTATTGGAATCTTGGTTGTGCATGTATAGAGTGGCCATATGGGCGTGGATATACCAAGTACCTAtgcacaatttattttctagGCAGTCAGTATATTTTTTCAACAGTTTACATGGGGTGGCAGCAAGAACCTTGTTAAAAAGTTACTCAGACCAGGCTAAGCCAAACCCTCCTTTAAAACCTTGTGGACCTGCTGAAGTAAATACTTGAGAAATGCTGTGTAAATGTAAGCTCCGTCCATTGGTGGGTATTTCTTCTGTCCCGCTCGAGGTTAACAAACTCTTGTTACCAATAATTTTTGGTTACTTACAACCTGAAAGGCTGTCATTGAATGAACTCTTCATTTTAATTGGTGCCTCACTGCCAAACTGATTCAGACCCTGGTATCAGTTACACCTGTGTAA is part of the Balearica regulorum gibbericeps isolate bBalReg1 chromosome 2, bBalReg1.pri, whole genome shotgun sequence genome and encodes:
- the RNF144B gene encoding E3 ubiquitin-protein ligase RNF144B, coding for MSSAGKACPHTMTADESEAGELALEPLLTCKLCLCEYSLDKMTTLQECSCIFCTSCLKQYMQLAIQEGCGSPITCPDTVCLNHGILQEAEIACLVPVEQFQLYKRLKFEREVHLDPQRTWCPAADCQTVCRIAPSESGAPVPVECPACRLTFCSSCKEAWHPQRLCQENQTTPVPTEQGSLIGTETEAPIKQCPVCRIYIERNEGCAQMMCKNCKHTFCWYCLQNLDNDIFLRHYDRGPCRNKLGHSRASVMWNRTQVVGILVGLGIIALVTSPLLLMASPCIICCICKSCRSKKKKHSPPTT